In Streptomyces sp. NBC_00414, a single window of DNA contains:
- a CDS encoding transglutaminase-like domain-containing protein, whose amino-acid sequence MRPLHPPDPARSAEWRRRFGEEARADRPDLSALCLLVGAQADGALTEAGLDAAQIELDRLAGELPFRPGGPRSWATALSEHLGGLGFRGSPGDYQRLESSLLHKVLSRRRGLPILLSVVWMEVARRAGAPVYGVALPGHFVVGFGPPEQQVLVDPFDGGRVLTGTDAELLVAGATGSPLDPSMLSPADPLDVVLRILNNIRAWAAARPERSDVALWAVDLSLLLPSHPARLRYERAQLLVQRGDFLTGATELDAYAEIVAAVDEPAAARVRSQAHAARAMLN is encoded by the coding sequence ATGCGTCCACTACATCCCCCCGACCCGGCGCGAAGCGCCGAATGGCGGCGGCGGTTCGGCGAAGAGGCACGGGCCGACCGCCCCGACCTGTCGGCCCTGTGCCTGCTGGTGGGCGCCCAGGCGGACGGGGCGCTGACCGAGGCCGGACTGGACGCGGCCCAGATCGAGCTGGACCGGCTGGCCGGGGAGCTGCCGTTCCGGCCGGGCGGACCGCGTTCCTGGGCCACGGCGCTCTCCGAACACCTCGGCGGCCTCGGGTTCCGCGGCTCACCCGGCGACTACCAGCGGCTGGAGTCCTCGCTGCTGCACAAGGTCCTGAGCCGGCGCCGCGGACTGCCCATCCTGCTCTCGGTGGTGTGGATGGAGGTCGCGAGGAGGGCCGGGGCGCCCGTCTACGGGGTCGCCCTGCCCGGTCACTTCGTCGTCGGCTTCGGCCCGCCCGAGCAGCAGGTCCTCGTCGACCCCTTCGACGGCGGCCGCGTACTGACCGGCACCGACGCCGAACTGCTGGTGGCCGGCGCCACCGGCTCACCGCTCGACCCGTCGATGCTCTCGCCCGCCGATCCGCTCGACGTCGTCCTGCGCATCCTCAACAACATCCGGGCCTGGGCCGCCGCCCGCCCCGAGCGCTCCGACGTCGCCCTCTGGGCGGTCGACCTCTCCCTGCTGCTGCCCTCGCACCCGGCCCGCCTGCGCTACGAGCGCGCCCAGCTCCTCGTCCAGCGCGGCGACTTCCTCACGGGCGCCACGGAACTCGACGCGTACGCGGAGATCGTGGCCGCCGTCGACGAACCGGCGGCGGCCCGCGTACGGAGCCAGGCGCACGCGGCCCGCGCGATGCTCAACTGA
- a CDS encoding ABC transporter substrate-binding protein codes for MGWEFTDDRGITVRRTGRTGRPERVAAYVRAGAGLWDLGVRPVAVYGSGHDGDEPDRAKSGSLADVPYLGAGRTLDSSAIASVRPDLVVDVTYDGQQPYAVTEAAAERAGAPVLALAVGADTSLPRILARFAALAAALGGEPAGHEHELAETEGAVRSAVRSVVPVPPKVLALSAAGPGQVHLARPRAWPELRRLAELGVELIEPGEGGANWATTTWEQAVALAPDLVLADVRGNAAPAAELDSVPAWQALTAAATVRPWNPELPCSARAYAAFLGSVARTLEELAAKGA; via the coding sequence ATGGGCTGGGAATTCACGGACGACCGGGGAATCACGGTTCGGCGCACCGGGCGCACCGGGCGGCCCGAGCGGGTCGCCGCGTACGTACGCGCGGGCGCCGGGCTGTGGGACCTGGGGGTGCGGCCCGTAGCGGTGTACGGATCCGGGCACGACGGCGACGAGCCCGACCGGGCCAAGTCCGGTTCGCTCGCGGACGTCCCCTACCTGGGCGCGGGCAGAACCCTCGACAGCTCGGCGATAGCCTCCGTGCGGCCGGACCTGGTCGTCGACGTCACCTACGACGGACAGCAGCCGTACGCCGTCACGGAGGCGGCGGCCGAACGGGCGGGCGCGCCCGTACTCGCCCTCGCGGTGGGCGCCGACACCTCGCTGCCCCGCATCCTGGCGCGCTTCGCCGCACTGGCCGCAGCCCTCGGCGGTGAACCGGCCGGTCACGAGCACGAGTTGGCGGAGACGGAGGGCGCTGTCCGGTCGGCGGTACGGTCGGTGGTCCCGGTGCCGCCGAAGGTGCTCGCGCTGTCGGCCGCGGGGCCGGGCCAGGTGCATCTCGCCCGTCCCCGGGCCTGGCCCGAGCTGCGTCGTCTGGCCGAGCTGGGCGTGGAGTTGATCGAGCCGGGCGAGGGCGGCGCGAACTGGGCCACGACCACCTGGGAGCAGGCGGTGGCACTGGCTCCCGACCTGGTCCTCGCGGACGTCCGGGGGAACGCCGCCCCGGCTGCGGAGTTGGACTCCGTACCCGCCTGGCAGGCCCTGACCGCCGCCGCGACCGTACGGCCCTGGAACCCCGAACTGCCGTGCAGCGCCCGGGCGTACGCCGCCTTCCTCGGGTCGGTGGCCCGGACGCTGGAGGAACTGGCCGCCAAGGGGGCCTGA
- the fdxA gene encoding ferredoxin, translated as MTYVIAQPCVDVKDKACIEECPVDCIYEGSRSLYIHPDECVDCGACEPVCPVEAIFYEDDTPEEWKDYYKANVEFFDELGSPGGASKLGLIERDHPFVAALPPQNQ; from the coding sequence GTGACCTACGTCATCGCGCAGCCTTGTGTCGACGTCAAGGACAAGGCGTGCATCGAGGAGTGCCCGGTCGACTGCATCTACGAGGGCTCCCGGTCCTTGTACATCCACCCGGACGAATGCGTCGACTGTGGTGCCTGTGAGCCGGTCTGCCCGGTCGAGGCGATCTTCTACGAGGACGACACTCCCGAGGAGTGGAAGGACTACTACAAGGCGAACGTCGAGTTCTTCGACGAGCTCGGCTCGCCCGGCGGTGCCAGCAAGCTGGGACTCATCGAGCGCGACCATCCCTTCGTCGCAGCGCTGCCGCCGCAGAACCAGTAA